Proteins encoded within one genomic window of Methanosarcina barkeri str. Wiesmoor:
- a CDS encoding glutaminyl-peptide cyclotransferase, which yields MKMNKKLCSIALTSIAIVLFLILTLPTTSAATEQNTASAAKYAYITNSGSTTVSVIDITTNKVTAKINVGKQPYGVAVNPAGTKVYVSKDKSGSVSVIDTATNQVTATVKVGKHPWGVAVSPDGTRVYVVNEGSKTVSVIDTEKNKVTATVTVGKYPCGVAVNPEGTKVYVTNTLANTVSVIDTAKNKATATIKVGNLPTGVAVNPEGTRVYVTNEYDISVIDTAKNKVTATIKVGKYPWGVAVNPAGTKVYVANYGDGTISVINTATNKVTDTSKVGSCPFGVAFSPDGTKAYVAKETSGAVSVINTATNKATAKVWVGKKPVAFGQFIGSAAI from the coding sequence ATGAAAATGAACAAAAAACTGTGTTCAATAGCTTTAACTTCAATAGCCATTGTTTTATTTTTAATTTTGACATTACCTACTACATCGGCAGCTACTGAACAAAATACTGCGAGTGCGGCTAAATATGCCTACATTACGAATAGCGGCAGCACCACTGTCTCTGTAATTGACATCACAACAAACAAGGTTACAGCCAAGATAAACGTAGGAAAACAGCCTTACGGAGTTGCAGTAAACCCCGCCGGAACTAAGGTATATGTATCGAAAGACAAAAGCGGCTCCGTCTCCGTAATTGACACCGCAACAAACCAGGTTACAGCCACAGTGAAAGTAGGAAAACATCCATGGGGAGTTGCAGTTAGCCCAGATGGAACAAGAGTATATGTGGTAAATGAAGGCAGTAAGACCGTCTCTGTAATTGACACTGAAAAAAATAAGGTTACAGCCACAGTAACTGTAGGAAAATATCCTTGTGGAGTTGCAGTAAACCCAGAGGGAACAAAAGTATATGTGACGAACACTCTCGCTAACACCGTCTCTGTTATTGACACAGCAAAAAATAAAGCTACAGCCACAATAAAGGTAGGAAACCTCCCTACCGGAGTTGCAGTTAATCCAGAGGGAACAAGAGTATATGTGACAAATGAGTACGATATTTCTGTAATTGACACAGCAAAAAATAAAGTTACAGCCACAATAAAGGTAGGAAAATACCCATGGGGAGTTGCAGTAAACCCGGCTGGAACAAAGGTATATGTGGCGAACTATGGAGATGGTACTATTTCTGTAATTAATACAGCCACAAACAAGGTTACAGATACATCGAAGGTAGGAAGTTGTCCTTTTGGGGTTGCTTTCAGTCCGGATGGAACTAAAGCATATGTGGCGAAAGAAACAAGCGGCGCTGTCTCGGTAATTAACACAGCCACAAACAAGGCTACAGCCAAAGTGTGGGTAGGAAAAAAGCCTGTTGCATTCGGGCAGTTTATAGGTTCTGCCGCAATATAA
- a CDS encoding nitrous oxide reductase family maturation protein NosD, with translation MRRIKGHNFRAFKLTALAITLAVLCTCSASSASNLRVSSATDGDYISIQAAIDEAEAGDTIFVSPGTYVENLNINKQVQIWSESRKPEDTVIKAANPTKSAVEISVDRASFSGFAIEGSENAGILLTGVNSCYINNNRVQGAEYGILLKGSDSNTISNNLITLDEEGIRLESSNSNDIIGNTIAYNYGPGISLEVSSKNLIYNNYFKNAENVDEKAANAENLWQSPLKTKKNIVGGPYIGGNFWADLEGKGYSENGVDENSNGICDTSYNITGGGNDNYPLFPKVPSAVKVLESSLNSSAYEQGLAGREKSTSSDTTVNKTEESTEPAVENASDENTTDENATNAEGSEEKESPGPGPEIVGLAVGAAYFLRRNR, from the coding sequence ATGAGAAGAATAAAAGGACATAATTTCAGAGCTTTTAAGCTGACAGCACTTGCGATTACTCTGGCAGTTCTCTGCACCTGCTCTGCCTCCTCTGCCTCGAATTTAAGGGTAAGCTCGGCAACTGACGGGGACTATATCTCTATACAAGCCGCAATCGATGAAGCAGAAGCAGGAGACACAATTTTTGTAAGCCCTGGAACCTATGTTGAAAATCTTAACATAAATAAGCAAGTCCAGATCTGGTCGGAATCCAGAAAGCCAGAGGATACCGTGATAAAAGCAGCTAATCCCACGAAAAGCGCTGTTGAAATCAGCGTGGACAGGGCATCTTTTAGCGGGTTTGCCATTGAAGGCTCGGAAAATGCAGGAATCTTGCTTACAGGAGTTAACAGCTGCTACATTAACAACAATAGAGTTCAGGGAGCCGAATATGGCATTCTTCTCAAAGGTTCTGACAGTAATACCATAAGCAACAATCTCATTACCCTTGACGAAGAAGGAATAAGGCTCGAAAGTTCAAACTCAAATGATATCATTGGCAATACAATTGCCTATAATTACGGCCCGGGAATCTCACTTGAGGTGAGCAGCAAGAATCTTATTTATAATAATTACTTCAAAAACGCCGAAAACGTGGATGAAAAAGCCGCAAACGCAGAAAATCTCTGGCAAAGCCCCCTTAAAACAAAAAAGAATATTGTCGGGGGACCTTATATAGGAGGGAATTTCTGGGCAGATCTTGAAGGCAAAGGTTACAGCGAAAACGGTGTGGATGAAAACAGCAACGGAATTTGTGATACATCATATAACATCACAGGTGGAGGAAACGATAATTACCCTCTCTTCCCAAAAGTTCCAAGTGCCGTTAAGGTCCTTGAAAGCAGTCTGAATTCCAGTGCTTATGAGCAGGGCCTGGCCGGCCGGGAAAAATCAACCAGCTCCGATACAACTGTGAACAAAACCGAAGAATCTACAGAACCGGCAGTCGAAAATGCTAGTGACGAAAATACTACTGATGAAAATGCTACTAATGCAGAGGGTTCAGAAGAAAAAGAATCGCCCGGTCCTGGGCCTGAAATTGTGGGGCTGGCTGTAGGAGCAGCCTATTTCCTGAGGCGGAACAGGTGA